One segment of Rosa chinensis cultivar Old Blush chromosome 6, RchiOBHm-V2, whole genome shotgun sequence DNA contains the following:
- the LOC112172266 gene encoding transcription factor bHLH155 isoform X2, producing the protein MMGTDLHHVLRSLCFNTEWNYAIFWKLKHRARMVLTWEDAYYDNCEQHDNSGNRCFIKTLEALHGSHYPHDPLGLAVAKMSYHVYTLGEGIVGQVAVTGKHQWIFADDILKNNCSPSEYCDGWQSQFSAGIRTIVVVAVVPHGVVQLGSLNKITENVKLVSHIKDVFMAQDFPAGHIQSSIDSSVCEAISPKNLVSGTFPDCLQNLDKAINRGKSDVWLSAFPQSEKDSDSSYIFPLTGILKNAVEVVNKHGELESSNMGGDESPKLHQSKSSIFKLENCKLVGVELPDSRKCTGESSGCKDMGMSSTNNANPLSHANDCADLSSTFVNSAVNDGVNLDSIDLYHNEVLHVSEPLDVKFQSNLENLKFPTEPGHVDTSSTSLMFPAGCELHEALGPAFMNKSNFFDWEAEKIGDRITTEMPEGMNSSQLTSDSCPEHLLEAVVAKVCHSGSHVKSEKSFCKSMQSLLTTEKYPEPSSHTTHTIDSENYSIDQPSMRGEDTQQCLSSSGICGVISPKWFSSPCPSACSEQQERSSGPVKNNKKRARPGETSRPRPRDRQLIQDRIKELRELTPNGAKCSIDSLLERTIKHMLFLQSITKHADKLNKCADAKLCPKETSMLGSSNYERGSSWAVEVGGNLKVCSIVVENLNKSGQMVVEMMCEECSHFLEIAEAIRSLGLTILKGVTEARGDKTWICFIVEGQNNRNIHRMDILWSLVQILQPKNPMQQQL; encoded by the exons ATGATGGGTACTGACTTGCACCATGTGCTGAGAAGCCTCTGTTTCAATACGGAGTGGAACTACGCCATTTTCTGGAAACTGAAGCATCGGGCTCGAAT GGTGCTGACTTGGGAAGACGCTTACTATGACAACTGTGAGCAACATGATAATTCAGGGAATAGATGCTTTATTAAGACACTGGAGGCATTGCATGGCAGCCATTATCCACATGATCCCCTTGGACTAGCCGTGGCAAAAATGTCGTATCATGTATATACTCTGGGAGAAGG GATTGTCGGACAAGTGGCAGTTACTGGGAAGCATCAGTGGATCTTTGCAGacgatattttgaagaataacTGTTCACCGTCTGAG tACTGTGATGGATGGCAAAGTCAATTTTCAGCTGGCATAAGg ACTATTGTCGTTGTAGCTGTTGTTCCGCATGGAGTTGTACAGCTTGGTTCTTTAAATAAA ATCACTGAAAATGTGAAGCTGGTATCTCATATCAAAGATGTTTTTATGGCTCAAGATTTCCCAGCAGGGCATATCCAATCTAGCATAGACAGTTCAGTATGTGAg GCAATATCTCCAAAAAATTTGGTTTCAGGGACTTTTCCGGATTGCTTGCAAAATTTAGATAAAGCCATAAATAGAGGAAAGTCAGATGTTTGGTTGTCCGCTTTTCCCCAGTCTGAGAAAGACAGTGATAGTTCTTACATTTTTCCATTGACTGGCATTCTGAAGAATGCAGTTGAAGTGGTCAATAAGCATGGAGAACTTGAGTCATCCAACATGGGAGGTGATGAGAGTCCCAAACTACATCAGTCAAAATCAAGTATCTTCAAGTTGGAAAATTGCAAATTAGTAGGAGTGGAATTACCTGATAGCAGGAAGTGTACAGGGGAGAGTAGTGGCTGCAAAGATATGGGGATGTCTTCCACAAACAATGCCAATCCATTATCTCATGCTAATGATTGTGCAGACTTATCTTCAACGTTTGTCAACTCTGCTGTAAATGACGGGGTTAATTTGGACAGTATAGATCTTTACCATAATGAGGTGTTGCACGTAAGTGAACCCTTGGATGTTAAGTTTCAGAGCAACCTTGAAAACTTGAAGTTTCCAACTGAACCAGGTCACGTGGATACATCTAGTACATCTTTGATGTTCCCTGCTGGCTGTGAGTTGCATGAAGCACTTGGACCAGCTTTTATGAATAAGAGTAACTTTTTTGATTGGGAAGCAGAGAAGATTGGAGATAGAATTACTACTGAGATGCCTGAGGGAATGAACTCTAGCCAGTTGACGTCTGATTCTTGCCCAGAGCATCTTCTTGAAGCTGTAGTGGCTAAAGTTTGCCATAGTGGCAGTCATGTTAAAAGTGAAAAATCATTCTGTAAATCAATGCAGTCTCTGTTGACAACTGAAAAGTATCCAGAGCCTTCTAGCCATACTACACATACGATTGATTCAGAAAATTATTCCATTGATCAGCCGTCTATGAGAGGAGAGGACACACAGCAATGTTTGAGCTCATCAGGAATATGTGGGGTGATATCCCCAAAATGGTTTTCGTCACCTTGTCCTAGTGCTTGTAGTGAACAGCAGGAGAGGTCTTCAGGACCAGttaaaaacaacaagaagaggGCTAGACCTGGTGAGACTTCTAGACCTAGGCCGAGGGACAGACAATTAATCCAGGATCGTATTAAGGAACTGCGGGAGCTAACACCAAATGGAGCAAAG TGCAGTATTGATTCACTGCTGGAACGCACAATCAAGCACATGTTATTTCTTCAAAGTATCACTAAGCATGCGGATAAACTAAATAAGTGTGCTGATGCAAAG TTGTGTCCCAAGGAAACAAGCATGCTAGGATCTTCTAACTATGAAAGGGGATCGAGCTGGGCAGTGGAGGTGGGAGGCAATCTAAAAGTCTGTTCAATAGTGGTAGAGAATCTGAACAAGAGTGGGCAGATGGTTGTGGAG ATGATGTGTGAAGAATGCAGCCATTTCCTTGAGATCGCAGAAGCTATAAGGAGCTTGGGTCTGACAATCTTAAAAGGTGTAACTGAGGCCCGTGGTGACAAGACATGGATATGTTTTATAGTTGAG GGGCAGAACAACAGAAACATACACAGGATGGATATCTTGTGGTCCCTTGTTCAGATACTGCAGCCCAAGAACCCTATGCAACAACAGTTATAG
- the LOC112172266 gene encoding transcription factor bHLH155 isoform X3 — protein sequence MMGTDLHHVLRSLCFNTEWNYAIFWKLKHRARIALCRVLTWEDAYYDNCEQHDNSGNRCFIKTLEALHGSHYPHDPLGLAVAKMSYHVYTLGEGIVGQVAVTGKHQWIFADDILKNNCSPSEYCDGWQSQFSAGIRTIVVVAVVPHGVVQLGSLNKITENVKLVSHIKDVFMAQDFPAGHIQSSIDSSVCEAISPKNLVSGTFPDCLQNLDKAINRGKSDVWLSAFPQSEKDSDSSYIFPLTGILKNAVEVVNKHGELESSNMGGDESPKLHQSKSSIFKLENCKLVGVELPDSRKCTGESSGCKDMGMSSTNNANPLSHANDCADLSSTFVNSAVNDGVNLDSIDLYHNEVLHVSEPLDVKFQSNLENLKFPTEPGHVDTSSTSLMFPAGCELHEALGPAFMNKSNFFDWEAEKIGDRITTEMPEGMNSSQLTSDSCPEHLLEAVVAKVCHSGSHVKSEKSFCKSMQSLLTTEKYPEPSSHTTHTIDSENYSIDQPSMRGEDTQQCLSSSGICGVISPKWFSSPCPSACSEQQERSSGPVKNNKKRARPGETSRPRPRDRQLIQDRIKELRELTPNGAKCSIDSLLERTIKHMLFLQSITKHADKLNKCADAKETSMLGSSNYERGSSWAVEVGGNLKVCSIVVENLNKSGQMVVEMMCEECSHFLEIAEAIRSLGLTILKGVTEARGDKTWICFIVEGQNNRNIHRMDILWSLVQILQPKNPMQQQL from the exons ATGATGGGTACTGACTTGCACCATGTGCTGAGAAGCCTCTGTTTCAATACGGAGTGGAACTACGCCATTTTCTGGAAACTGAAGCATCGGGCTCGAAT TGCTTTATGCAGGGTGCTGACTTGGGAAGACGCTTACTATGACAACTGTGAGCAACATGATAATTCAGGGAATAGATGCTTTATTAAGACACTGGAGGCATTGCATGGCAGCCATTATCCACATGATCCCCTTGGACTAGCCGTGGCAAAAATGTCGTATCATGTATATACTCTGGGAGAAGG GATTGTCGGACAAGTGGCAGTTACTGGGAAGCATCAGTGGATCTTTGCAGacgatattttgaagaataacTGTTCACCGTCTGAG tACTGTGATGGATGGCAAAGTCAATTTTCAGCTGGCATAAGg ACTATTGTCGTTGTAGCTGTTGTTCCGCATGGAGTTGTACAGCTTGGTTCTTTAAATAAA ATCACTGAAAATGTGAAGCTGGTATCTCATATCAAAGATGTTTTTATGGCTCAAGATTTCCCAGCAGGGCATATCCAATCTAGCATAGACAGTTCAGTATGTGAg GCAATATCTCCAAAAAATTTGGTTTCAGGGACTTTTCCGGATTGCTTGCAAAATTTAGATAAAGCCATAAATAGAGGAAAGTCAGATGTTTGGTTGTCCGCTTTTCCCCAGTCTGAGAAAGACAGTGATAGTTCTTACATTTTTCCATTGACTGGCATTCTGAAGAATGCAGTTGAAGTGGTCAATAAGCATGGAGAACTTGAGTCATCCAACATGGGAGGTGATGAGAGTCCCAAACTACATCAGTCAAAATCAAGTATCTTCAAGTTGGAAAATTGCAAATTAGTAGGAGTGGAATTACCTGATAGCAGGAAGTGTACAGGGGAGAGTAGTGGCTGCAAAGATATGGGGATGTCTTCCACAAACAATGCCAATCCATTATCTCATGCTAATGATTGTGCAGACTTATCTTCAACGTTTGTCAACTCTGCTGTAAATGACGGGGTTAATTTGGACAGTATAGATCTTTACCATAATGAGGTGTTGCACGTAAGTGAACCCTTGGATGTTAAGTTTCAGAGCAACCTTGAAAACTTGAAGTTTCCAACTGAACCAGGTCACGTGGATACATCTAGTACATCTTTGATGTTCCCTGCTGGCTGTGAGTTGCATGAAGCACTTGGACCAGCTTTTATGAATAAGAGTAACTTTTTTGATTGGGAAGCAGAGAAGATTGGAGATAGAATTACTACTGAGATGCCTGAGGGAATGAACTCTAGCCAGTTGACGTCTGATTCTTGCCCAGAGCATCTTCTTGAAGCTGTAGTGGCTAAAGTTTGCCATAGTGGCAGTCATGTTAAAAGTGAAAAATCATTCTGTAAATCAATGCAGTCTCTGTTGACAACTGAAAAGTATCCAGAGCCTTCTAGCCATACTACACATACGATTGATTCAGAAAATTATTCCATTGATCAGCCGTCTATGAGAGGAGAGGACACACAGCAATGTTTGAGCTCATCAGGAATATGTGGGGTGATATCCCCAAAATGGTTTTCGTCACCTTGTCCTAGTGCTTGTAGTGAACAGCAGGAGAGGTCTTCAGGACCAGttaaaaacaacaagaagaggGCTAGACCTGGTGAGACTTCTAGACCTAGGCCGAGGGACAGACAATTAATCCAGGATCGTATTAAGGAACTGCGGGAGCTAACACCAAATGGAGCAAAG TGCAGTATTGATTCACTGCTGGAACGCACAATCAAGCACATGTTATTTCTTCAAAGTATCACTAAGCATGCGGATAAACTAAATAAGTGTGCTGATGCAAAG GAAACAAGCATGCTAGGATCTTCTAACTATGAAAGGGGATCGAGCTGGGCAGTGGAGGTGGGAGGCAATCTAAAAGTCTGTTCAATAGTGGTAGAGAATCTGAACAAGAGTGGGCAGATGGTTGTGGAG ATGATGTGTGAAGAATGCAGCCATTTCCTTGAGATCGCAGAAGCTATAAGGAGCTTGGGTCTGACAATCTTAAAAGGTGTAACTGAGGCCCGTGGTGACAAGACATGGATATGTTTTATAGTTGAG GGGCAGAACAACAGAAACATACACAGGATGGATATCTTGTGGTCCCTTGTTCAGATACTGCAGCCCAAGAACCCTATGCAACAACAGTTATAG
- the LOC112172266 gene encoding transcription factor bHLH155 isoform X1, producing the protein MMGTDLHHVLRSLCFNTEWNYAIFWKLKHRARIALCRVLTWEDAYYDNCEQHDNSGNRCFIKTLEALHGSHYPHDPLGLAVAKMSYHVYTLGEGIVGQVAVTGKHQWIFADDILKNNCSPSEYCDGWQSQFSAGIRTIVVVAVVPHGVVQLGSLNKITENVKLVSHIKDVFMAQDFPAGHIQSSIDSSVCEAISPKNLVSGTFPDCLQNLDKAINRGKSDVWLSAFPQSEKDSDSSYIFPLTGILKNAVEVVNKHGELESSNMGGDESPKLHQSKSSIFKLENCKLVGVELPDSRKCTGESSGCKDMGMSSTNNANPLSHANDCADLSSTFVNSAVNDGVNLDSIDLYHNEVLHVSEPLDVKFQSNLENLKFPTEPGHVDTSSTSLMFPAGCELHEALGPAFMNKSNFFDWEAEKIGDRITTEMPEGMNSSQLTSDSCPEHLLEAVVAKVCHSGSHVKSEKSFCKSMQSLLTTEKYPEPSSHTTHTIDSENYSIDQPSMRGEDTQQCLSSSGICGVISPKWFSSPCPSACSEQQERSSGPVKNNKKRARPGETSRPRPRDRQLIQDRIKELRELTPNGAKCSIDSLLERTIKHMLFLQSITKHADKLNKCADAKLCPKETSMLGSSNYERGSSWAVEVGGNLKVCSIVVENLNKSGQMVVEMMCEECSHFLEIAEAIRSLGLTILKGVTEARGDKTWICFIVEGQNNRNIHRMDILWSLVQILQPKNPMQQQL; encoded by the exons ATGATGGGTACTGACTTGCACCATGTGCTGAGAAGCCTCTGTTTCAATACGGAGTGGAACTACGCCATTTTCTGGAAACTGAAGCATCGGGCTCGAAT TGCTTTATGCAGGGTGCTGACTTGGGAAGACGCTTACTATGACAACTGTGAGCAACATGATAATTCAGGGAATAGATGCTTTATTAAGACACTGGAGGCATTGCATGGCAGCCATTATCCACATGATCCCCTTGGACTAGCCGTGGCAAAAATGTCGTATCATGTATATACTCTGGGAGAAGG GATTGTCGGACAAGTGGCAGTTACTGGGAAGCATCAGTGGATCTTTGCAGacgatattttgaagaataacTGTTCACCGTCTGAG tACTGTGATGGATGGCAAAGTCAATTTTCAGCTGGCATAAGg ACTATTGTCGTTGTAGCTGTTGTTCCGCATGGAGTTGTACAGCTTGGTTCTTTAAATAAA ATCACTGAAAATGTGAAGCTGGTATCTCATATCAAAGATGTTTTTATGGCTCAAGATTTCCCAGCAGGGCATATCCAATCTAGCATAGACAGTTCAGTATGTGAg GCAATATCTCCAAAAAATTTGGTTTCAGGGACTTTTCCGGATTGCTTGCAAAATTTAGATAAAGCCATAAATAGAGGAAAGTCAGATGTTTGGTTGTCCGCTTTTCCCCAGTCTGAGAAAGACAGTGATAGTTCTTACATTTTTCCATTGACTGGCATTCTGAAGAATGCAGTTGAAGTGGTCAATAAGCATGGAGAACTTGAGTCATCCAACATGGGAGGTGATGAGAGTCCCAAACTACATCAGTCAAAATCAAGTATCTTCAAGTTGGAAAATTGCAAATTAGTAGGAGTGGAATTACCTGATAGCAGGAAGTGTACAGGGGAGAGTAGTGGCTGCAAAGATATGGGGATGTCTTCCACAAACAATGCCAATCCATTATCTCATGCTAATGATTGTGCAGACTTATCTTCAACGTTTGTCAACTCTGCTGTAAATGACGGGGTTAATTTGGACAGTATAGATCTTTACCATAATGAGGTGTTGCACGTAAGTGAACCCTTGGATGTTAAGTTTCAGAGCAACCTTGAAAACTTGAAGTTTCCAACTGAACCAGGTCACGTGGATACATCTAGTACATCTTTGATGTTCCCTGCTGGCTGTGAGTTGCATGAAGCACTTGGACCAGCTTTTATGAATAAGAGTAACTTTTTTGATTGGGAAGCAGAGAAGATTGGAGATAGAATTACTACTGAGATGCCTGAGGGAATGAACTCTAGCCAGTTGACGTCTGATTCTTGCCCAGAGCATCTTCTTGAAGCTGTAGTGGCTAAAGTTTGCCATAGTGGCAGTCATGTTAAAAGTGAAAAATCATTCTGTAAATCAATGCAGTCTCTGTTGACAACTGAAAAGTATCCAGAGCCTTCTAGCCATACTACACATACGATTGATTCAGAAAATTATTCCATTGATCAGCCGTCTATGAGAGGAGAGGACACACAGCAATGTTTGAGCTCATCAGGAATATGTGGGGTGATATCCCCAAAATGGTTTTCGTCACCTTGTCCTAGTGCTTGTAGTGAACAGCAGGAGAGGTCTTCAGGACCAGttaaaaacaacaagaagaggGCTAGACCTGGTGAGACTTCTAGACCTAGGCCGAGGGACAGACAATTAATCCAGGATCGTATTAAGGAACTGCGGGAGCTAACACCAAATGGAGCAAAG TGCAGTATTGATTCACTGCTGGAACGCACAATCAAGCACATGTTATTTCTTCAAAGTATCACTAAGCATGCGGATAAACTAAATAAGTGTGCTGATGCAAAG TTGTGTCCCAAGGAAACAAGCATGCTAGGATCTTCTAACTATGAAAGGGGATCGAGCTGGGCAGTGGAGGTGGGAGGCAATCTAAAAGTCTGTTCAATAGTGGTAGAGAATCTGAACAAGAGTGGGCAGATGGTTGTGGAG ATGATGTGTGAAGAATGCAGCCATTTCCTTGAGATCGCAGAAGCTATAAGGAGCTTGGGTCTGACAATCTTAAAAGGTGTAACTGAGGCCCGTGGTGACAAGACATGGATATGTTTTATAGTTGAG GGGCAGAACAACAGAAACATACACAGGATGGATATCTTGTGGTCCCTTGTTCAGATACTGCAGCCCAAGAACCCTATGCAACAACAGTTATAG
- the LOC112174430 gene encoding 1-aminocyclopropane-1-carboxylate oxidase homolog 1 — MEDGTGSYDRAKEVKEFDETKAGVKGLIDSGVTKVPKFLMHPPENLSSSSTPTSADFQVPLVDLDGFDEDLRRVQIVEEIHKASETWGFFQMVNHGVPNRVIDNLLQAIREFHEQPKEMKMKWYSRDSKQRVRYYCNGDLLVAKTANWRDSIAFDFQDGPLDPEALPSVCRQAVQEYIDHLINLRDVLSSLLSEALGISSDYLAGIECMKSETLVCHYYPVCPEPDLTIGTTKHSDPSSLTILLQDNIGGLQVLHQGHWIDLPPRHGALVANIGDLMQLITNDKFKSVEHRVLAGRVGPRISAACFLYPSATHRFKPYGPIKAFLSDDLPIYRETHVGEYLAYYKSKGLDGNSALSHFKLT; from the exons ATGGAAGATGGGACAGGAAGTTATGATAGAGCCAAAGAAGTAAAAGAGTTTGATGAAACAAAAGCTGGAGTGAAAGGGCTAATAGACTCAGGGGTGACCAAAGTGCCCAAGTTCCTCATGCATCCACCAGAGAACCTTTCAAGTTCAAGCACCCCAACCAGTGCAGACTTCCAAGTTCCACTTGTAGATCTTGATGGGTTCGATGAGGACCTCCGGCGGGTGCAGATTGTTGAGGAAATCCACAAAGCATCGGAAACATGGGGGTTCTTTCAAATGGTTAATCATGGAGTTCCAAACAGGGTTATAGACAATTTGTTACAAGCAATAAGAGAATTTCATGAGCAGCCAAAGGAGATGAAGATGAAGTGGTACTCACGCGACTCTAAGCAAAGGGTAAGATACTACTGCAATGGAGATCTGTTGGTGGCAAAAACAGCAAACTGGAGGGATTCAATTGCTTTCGATTTCCAGGATGGTCCTTTGGACCCTGAGGCACTTCCCTCAGTTTGCAG ACAGGCAGTGCAAGAATACATAGACCACTTGATCAACCTAAGAGATGTGCTATCAAGTTTGTTGTCAGAGGCCTTGGGGATCAGCAGTGACTACCTAGCTGGCATAGAGTGCATGAAGAGCGAAACTCTGGTGTGCCATTATTACCCGGTATGTCCAGAACCAGACCTCACCATTGGGACAACCAAGCATTCAGATCCTTCCTCCTTAACTATACTCTTACAAGACAACATCGGCGGCCTCCAAGTCCTCCACCAAGGTCACTGGATCGACCTTCCCCCAAGGCACGGAGCCCTGGTGGCGAATATTGGTGATCTTATGCAG CTTATCACCAACGACAAGTTCAAAAGCGTGGAGCATAGGGTGCTGGCAGGAAGGGTTGGCCCCAGGATATCAGCTGCATGCTTTCTCTATCCAAGTGCTACACATCGATTTAAACCTTATGGGCCAATTAAGGCGTTTCTGTCTGACGACTTACCTATATATAGGGAAACTCATGTGGGAGAATACCTTGCCTATTACAAATCAAAGGGTTTAGATGGTAACTCTGCCCTTAGTCATTTTAAACTAACCTGA
- the LOC112171533 gene encoding receptor-like protein 2 — MGRFRASPDAVEAVGGSTEAGEQDGGGREAIMCLHNNLSGVLPEDIYNAAKLEEIAIPLNSLDGVISDRIVNLTNLAILDLQVGYLRGVLPLNVGKLSYYVADEESPADFGIADFDGFQSLRVLDLSGCNLTGEMPAWASSKSTGDSPKAVHIHLGSNRIAGEFPKQLLRLPMLVSKSKQNADHHVYDLELPMYATSNGRIGQPYNSLSFYPPAIYLGYNSIHGSIPIEIGQLDSLHQLGLDHNNFTGNIPGQISNLKDLFYLDLSVNHLSGEIPSTLTSLNFLSFINISYNNLEGQIPTGTQFQGFDVSAFEGNPELCGLPLPNECQALKGFDQDVDKEHQIPWFYVSAALGFIVGFWGVCGSLIFNKTWRYAYFRFLENVQDMFYVMMAVRITKMKRRLNAN, encoded by the exons ATGGGCCGTTTCCGGGCATCGCCGGACGCCGTGGAAGCTGTCGGTGGCTCGACAGAGGCTGGTGAGCAGGATGGTGGTGGACGTGAGGCAATAATGTGCCT GCACAATAACCTCTCGGGAGTACTTCCAGAAGATATCTACAATGCTGCCAAACTTGAAGAAATTGCAATACCTCTCAATTCACTTGATGGAGTCATTAGTGATAGAATTGTGAACCTCACCAACCTTGCAATTCTTGACCTCCAAGTTGGTTACTTGAGGGGTGTGCTTCCTCTCAATGTTGGGAAGCTTTCCTA TTATGTAGCAGACGAGGAAAGTCCAGCTGATTTCGGCATAGCTGATTTTGATGGGTTCCAAAGTCTTCGAGTTTTGGATTTGAGTGGTTGTAACCTCACCGGTGAGATGCCTGCATG GGCCAGTTCCAAGTCAACTGGGGACTCTCCCAAGGCTGTTCATATACATTTGGGTTCAAACAGAATTGCAGGTGAATTTCCAAAGCAACTTTTGAGACTACCTATGCTGGTATCTAAATCTAAACAAAATGCAGATCATCATGTTTATGATCTTGAACTGCCTATGTACGCCACAAGTAATGGTCGAATAGGTCAGCCATACAATTCTTTGTCTTTCTATCCACCGGCGATATACTTGGGGTACAACAGCATACATGGAAGTATACCTATTGAAATCGGCCAATTGGACTCTCTCCATCAGTTGGGGCTTGACCATAACAACTTCACTGGCAACATTCCAGGCCAAATATCTAACCTCAAAGACTTGTTTTATTTGGATCTCTCCGTGAATCATTTGTCTGGAGAAATCCCATCAACATTGACGAGTCTGAATTTTTTGTCATTTATCAACATCTCCTACAACAATCTGGAAGGGCAAATACCAACAGGCACTCAGTTCCAAGGCTTTGATGTATCTGCATTTGAAGGGAACCCGGAACTTTGTGGTCTTCCACTTCCAAATGAGTGCCAAGCACTAAAGGGATTTGATCAAGATGTGGACAAGgagcatcaaattccatggttttATGTTTCTGCTGCGCTTGGGTTTATTGTAGGATTCTGGGGAGTCTGTGGTTCATTGATTTTCAACAAGACATGGAGATATGCATACTTCCGATTTCTAGAAAATGTACAAGATATGTTCTACGTAATGATGGCTGTGCGTATCACCAAGATGAAGAGAAGGCTTAATGCTAACTAG